A single window of Silurus meridionalis isolate SWU-2019-XX chromosome 11, ASM1480568v1, whole genome shotgun sequence DNA harbors:
- the gigyf1b gene encoding GRB10-interacting GYF protein 1 isoform X1, which yields MTAETLNFGPEWLRALSRGGSITSPPSSPAMPKSKLADYRYGREEMLALYIKDNKVPEDLQDKEFAAILQNEPQQPLALVSLTEEEQRNFSMSVNSVAVLRLMSKGVGAATVGVSRSRGNGRGGRGRGRGEGGFYQRGVDEDVGFGRSRELHHSQSWDDRGDRRFEKPLRREGGRGGFEDGGTGKKDYNRSDSDNWRTLREELDEEDGGEDPGVRWRMAVTRRDDGGQRSAGWREHANGDGRRRKFDFDFRDGDGVRRRAGSEGGEEDRDRLPEWCTDEDEGEMGMFDSSGAFMCIKKMSKDQEFEFEALEEEDEPKWEKNDSSFEKAEDTEGHSGALDGGEIKTTTTVTTTTTPPASVYVSALNLERETHQSSVAPPIKFSLQINEDTVPVGGNTQPPQSSPAGTSPLLLTSPPVSTTDILPPSGDTEEEDGMTHMQQEAEKMVASLQDTSLEEERFTQALQESHGAAVTHTHAHPIARAHSHPNTHTLPHSAGALPLTHESAMKWFYKDPQGEVQGPFSPVEMCEWFQAGYFTMTLLVKRGCDEGFQPLGEVIKMWGRVPFSPGPSPPPLLGNIDQEMLKKQYEQATNAALYQQLQMRFPHVNNRCGDAGMMTSMNRSVSESWDIHTSSSQTSGADVGLWDLTITNSPQGPTLEQLQKLQQERREAELRVKREDEERKRREEKRRQQEEQKRREEEELYRRKREQQCRQQELLMKLLQQSQQRDVQGGAGWSSVQAGTLSLGKSQGKNLGLLEQQQQRTQQRHSMGQWSDGSVGMWTGMEGKISSSSSSMGIWDEALKNQANHCNVGMKTSMSAPSFSSEQYMINRNRKRTEEEERLLKLLQGMKPQQDGFTTWCEQMLHALNTSTNNSSSSVDVATIVAYLKEVDSPYEVHDFIRSYLGDTVEAKEFAKQFLERRAKQKANQQRQQQQLCKEIAGLNMNFPLQSVFQTNHMSKSSSMYNSQGGKMKKPSTMLHSDPSVIGYSFLGSSDRMMLGEMEAVEDY from the exons ATGACTGCTGAGACACTTAACTTCGGTCCAGAATG GCTCCGTGCACTGTCCAGAGGAGGGAGCATCACGTCCCCTCCTTCTTCCCCAGCAATGCCAAAGTCCAAGCTGGCTGATTACCGCTACGGCCGGGAGGAAATGTTAGCACTTTACATCAAAGATAACaag gtcccTGAGGATCTGCAGGATAAGGAGTTTGCTGCCATCCTGCAAAACGAGCCACAGCAGCCTTTGGCTCTTGTGTCTCTGACCGAGGAGGAGCAG AGGAACTTCTCCATGTCGGTGAACAGCGTCGCTGTGCTCAGGCTCATGAGCAAAGGGGTCGGGGCTGCCACAGTGGGTGTGTCCCGAAGCCGGGGGAACGGTAGAGGAGGACGAG ggagaggaagaggagaaggaggattcTACCAAAGAGGAGTGGACGAAGACGTGGGGTTTGGACGCAGTCGAGAGTTGCACCACAGCCAAAGCTGGGATGACCG AGGTGACCGTCGTTTTGAGAAGCCGCTGAGAAGAGAGGGAGGACGTGGAGGTTTCGAGGACGGAGGAACGGGGAAGAAGGATTACAATCGCTCTGACAGTGATAACTGGCGCACACTGCGTGAGGAGCTGGATGAAGAGGATGGAGGTGAAGACCCGGGTGTTCGCTGGAGGATGGCTGTGACTCGCCGtgatg ACGGAGGCCAGCGCTCGGCTGGATGGAGAGAGCATGCAAACGGGGACGGGCGGCGCAGGAAGTTCGACTTTGATTTCCGGGATGGTGATGGTGTCCGGCGGAGGGCAGGGAGCGAGGGAGGAGAGGAAGACAGAGACAGGCTCCCGGAGTGGTGCACTGATGAAGACGAGGGAGAGATGGGCATGTTTGATTCATCTGGAGCATTTATGTGCATTAAG aaaatgtcaAAAGACCAGGAGTTCGAGTTTGAGGCTTTAGAGGAGGAAGACGAGCCCAAGTGGGAGAAGAACGACAGCTCTTTTGAGAAAG CGGAGGACACCGAAGGACACTCCGGAGCGCTTGATGGTGGAGAGATaaaaactactactactgttactactactacaactccTCCTGCCTCCGTTTATGTTTCCGCTCTCAACTTAGAACGGGAAACACACCAGTCGTCTGTTGCTCCGCCCATAAAGTTCAGCCTCCAGATTAATGAAG ACACAGTTCCAGTAGGGGGCAACACTCAACCACCTCAGAGCTCTCCTGCAGGAACTTCTCCACTCCTTCTCACCTCTCCTCCTGTCTCCACCACTGACATCCTGCCACCTAGTGGTGACACCGAGGAGGAGGACGGCATGACGCACATGCAGCAG GAGGCAGAGAAGATGGTGGCATCTCTTCAGGACACATCTCTGGAGGAGGAACGTTTCACGCAGGCACTGCAGGAGAGCCACGGAGCTgctgtcactcacacacacgcacaccccaTTGCGCGCGCACACtcccaccccaacacacacacactgcctcactCAGCTGGAGCCCTGCCTCTCACTCACGAGTCAGCCATGAAGTGGTTCTACAAAGACCCTCAAGGAGAGGTCCAAG GCCCATTCAGTCCAGTGGAGATGTGTGAGTGGTTCCAGGCCGGTTATTTTACCATGACCCTGTTAGTTAAGAGAGGTTGTGACGAAGGCTTTCAGCCTCTAGGAGAAGTCATAAAGATGTGGGGACGTGTGCCTTTCTCTCCGGGACCATCACCTCCTCCCCTGCTG ggcaACATAGACCAGGAGATGTTGAAGAAGCAGTATGAGCAGGCAACCAATGCAGCTCTCTACCAGCAGCTCCAAATGAGATTCCCACACGTTAACAACAG atgtggtgatgCAGGAATGATGACTTCTATGAACCGGTCAGTGTCAGAATCCTGGGACATTCATACCTCATCCTCACAGACATCAG GTGCTGATGTCGGTCTGTGGGATTTGACCATTACTAATTCTCCTCAGGGTCCAACTCTTGAGCAGCTGCAGAAA ctccAGCAGGAGAGGCGTGAAGCTGAACTCAGGGTGAAGAGGGAGGATGAGGAGCGAAAACGTCGGGAGGAGAAGAGAAGGCAGCAGGAGGAGcagaagaggagagaggaggaggagttgTATAGACGCAAACGCGAGCAG CAGTGTCGTCAGCAGGAGCTCCTCATGAAGCTGCTCCAGCAGAGTCAGCAGCGGGATGTGCAGGGAGGAGCAGGCTGGAGCTCGGTTCAGGCAGGGACGCTTTCTCTGGGGAAATCTCAGGGAAAGAACCTCGGTCTGCTAGAGCAGCAACAGCAGAGAACTCAGCAGAGG CATTCAATGGGGCAGTGGAGCGACGGCTCAGTGGGAATGTGGACGGGAATGGAAGGGAAGAttagcagcagtagtagcagtatgGGCATCTGGGACGAGGCGCTTAAAAACCAGGCCAACCATTGTAACGTGGGCATGAAGACCAGCATGAGTGCCCCCTCATTcag tagCGAGCAGTACATGATCAATCGGAATCGGAAAAGAACAGAGGAAGAGGAGCGACTGCTGAAGCTGTTACAAGGCATGAAGCCTCAGCAGGACGGATTCACCACGTGGTGCGAACAAATGCTGCACGCTCTCAACACCTCAACCAACAACTCGTCCTCCTCTGTGGATG tggCCACCATTGTGGCGTATCTAAAGGAAGTGGATTCACCATACGAGGTTCACGACTTTATCCGCTCATACCTGGGTGACACGGTAGAAGCCAAAGAGTTTGCCAAGCAGTTCCTGGAGCGTCGTGCCAAGCAGAAGGCCAACCAGCAAAGACAGCAGCAGCAG CTGTGCAAAGAGATCGCAGGACTGAATATGAACTTCCCCTTACAG TCTGTTTTCCAGACGAATCACATGAGCAAAAGCAGCAGCATGTACAACAGCCAGGGTGGGAAAATGAAAAAACCCAGCACGATGCTCCACTCGGATCCCAGTGTCATCG GTTACTCGTTTTTGGGCTCGAGCGATCGGATGATGCTGGGAGAGATGGAGGCAGTGGAGGATTACTGA